Sequence from the Magallana gigas chromosome 4, xbMagGiga1.1, whole genome shotgun sequence genome:
TGTGTCAGGGTTATCTGCCCTTTGATAAGACACTATTTGATGattgatgataaaaaatatactataactttatatattaattatcaataaattccAACACATCATAGAGTTgtttttttagctttaaattatatttaatatccATGGCAGGATGATAAACCATGGTgttcaagttttttgtttttaatactggATATTTTCTAATCTGTCAACTCTGGCATAAATATTAACAGTGCATGTATTATACAAACATTCAGTTTTTTCTACAAACAAATCTTGCTACAagctatcattttttttataagtttattcataaaaaatcaatgcaCATGTATAAAGTTAACATTGGTTAACATAAATATAGAATAcactgaaaaaaaccccacagaCTCAATGTAATGAGAGAAGGAATTTTGTCTGAAGTCTAACACTGTGTAGGGGTATTCAAATGCATTCAGTATTTAACTTTGAATTAAACTGAGGTTTTCGGATGTATGAATGATGTCTAACAATGCTGTTTATCCTTATAAAGTTGCAGTATCAGAACAGAGCATCAATGTACACACAATTTCAATTCAACAGAAACTGTATGGTCTAAAATTCCTCCTAATTCAGATTTTCCTgttgatttacaaaaaaatgtctcccatttaaaaaaaaatgtgagtaCATGTTTACACATCTTTGCAAAACATCAATGAAGTCAAAACTTTGAACTGCATCTCTATGGTTTTCTTCCAGTAGTAAATGCTGCCTGCtacaagctttggtgtaaatcAGATTTTCAACATTCTGTCGTGCTATGGGCAGGGATCTAATTCATCCTTGCTATGGGCGGGGATCTAATTCATCCTTGCTATGGGCAGCAATCTTATTCATTCTTGCTATGGGCGGAGATCATACTTCCTGAAACAGACTGCAGACGTCTGGTTTCCTAGCCAACATGCCCGGTGTGAGGCTAGAGTTATCTGCCCTGATGATGGCTCCGTTCTCCAACAGATATCTACAAGTCTCTGAATGCTGACCACCTGCTGCAATGTGTAATGCTGCAAGGAAGAAGTGTACAAACTGATCATAATGCTTTTAACAGTTGTGTATTGAGTAGTGCTTCACATGacattacaaaaattacaaattacaggTAATTCATATAAACACATGAAGTAAAATATGATGTtactaaaaaataatgttattgaAAGTTTACTGctcaaaaaataaagataaacaatgtatacatataaaagtaTAGATATATGAATTGCATGTCTTAATATTGTTTTAGAAGcctgtaaatatgaaataattctgTATAAAACCTTGCTTTGTTGACCGTGTACCTGTTCTACCTTTCGTGTCGGTGACATTGACATCAGCTCCGGCACACACCAAGTAGGAAATTACACCGAGTTGTCCTtccttaaacaaaataaaagtagtTTGAATTGTATTAATGTTCCCTAACCCTTACTCCACCTCTCCTTACTTTATTTTGACTttcaatctaattttttttccttgcaAGCAATACCAGTGGCTTTAGAGAATTCAGTATTTAACACTAATTAGTACCTTGGCTGCAACAAACAGTGGCGTGAACCCTTTTGATGACCTTGAGTTGACATCGACCTTTAAGCTTTCCACCAGGAACTTCACGGACTTCAGACATCCCCCCTGAGTGGCCAGGTGGAGGGGTCCCAGGCCGGCATTGTCCTCACGACACAGGTCACCCTGTCAAACCAAAAACACACAACAAAATGACAACTCAGGTCACCGTGTCAAACCAAAACAATgatgacatacatgtagctgtaTAAGATACaaggcagaaaaaatacttcaaGTTCTTTTACTTGATATAATTTGGTGAGTTATCATTCAGTATTAATGGTCACTAGTTTAATAGATGTGTTGTTAAACAGACATCAAACTTGAAGATATTAAGATGGTCAGTAGCTGACAagtgtttttaagttattcttTTTAATCTCGTTAAAATCATGAAACAGTCATGATCACATCAacttaaaaatgtgaatagaTGGAATTTGCACCGTCTGTATAAATTTTGTGAGATGATATCATTTAACCAAAAAGGTCTAAGACTATTGTTAATCTGCTTTTGTGCAtgcataaattttcaaaatgttactGTACAACTATATTTAGTTCAGGCTTAACATGTTTCCATACCTTTTGTGTTGAGATGAGGGTTTGAGCGACCTCCACATGGTCTGATTTAATGGCGTCCATCAGTGGTGTACTTCCTGAGCTGTCCGTGGTGTCCACAGTAGACGGCCCGACGTTTAGCAGGAAAGTCACCACGGAGTGGCAGCCATGTAGAGCTGGAATATACAACCCAGTAAGTGTACCCCACTACAGAGCTAAAGTTACACATAGAGTACAGAAAGAGGAAATACACAACATAGAGGACAGCCATGTAGAGCTGGAATATACAACACATCTAGTAGATTTATCCCATTACAGAGCTAGTTACACATAGAGTAGAGAAAGACACTATAAAGTGGCAACCATGTCATTTTAAAACGAATCACAAATGCATTCATGTTTTATAGCATTTACATCATTAGTCTCAGAGTGCACATTTCGCTTTAATCAACtgttacaagtacatgtatgtactggtatatataatttgaaaaatgaacttGTGTTAGGGATCGCAATAATTCACAAAAATCTTTTGTTGAAGTGTATGActtagcattttatttttattgacctgCTGTATGTAGCGGGGTCCTCCCGTTCTTGCTGGCAGTGTTCATCACAGTGTTGTTATGACCATAGAGAAGGCGGACAATACCCAGGTGTCCTTccctgaaaacaaatatatttttaatgaaaaaattacgGTAAAATAAAGAGAGACTGCTACAGTGGTCTACTGGTCTGAGagctacagtaccgatcagacccaccctaacagaaagtaaaccccaactaaaccctgggtttactttgtgGGTTTACTCCAAGTTTAATAGTCAGaatggacccagagtaaaccccgatcagaaatATACCCCTTAAAGCAGACGCttcatgtgtattcggaatatacaaggggcaggaattacaggcagtaagatggtaaaataaaaaacgGGTCTGCTTCAACCACACTTTAGTGCTTAAAGTTGACCCTAAAAGCAATTCCCTTGTAAACCTAAAGTAAACCttaagtaaacccaaagtaaaccccgagtagaCCCAAATTTCCATGAAGCTGAATTCAGGTTAGTCAATTGTGCTGGAGATAGTTAGATT
This genomic interval carries:
- the LOC136274962 gene encoding ankyrin repeat domain-containing protein 16-like encodes the protein MTDDLFKAAQHGDLDYFKNPEIPLNTSYEKSGDTALHIAARCGHAALVEHLLLSGADVEKSNLDGKRPLHEAAQASQLECVQILLQFGAQVDSLKRADWTPLMLACTKDSIEVIQELLKSGANVSLKNKDGWTPFHIACREGHLGIVRLLYGHNNTVMNTASKNGRTPLHTAALHGCHSVVTFLLNVGPSTVDTTDSSGSTPLMDAIKSDHVEVAQTLISTQKGDLCREDNAGLGPLHLATQGGCLKSVKFLVESLKVDVNSRSSKGFTPLFVAAKEGQLGVISYLVCAGADVNVTDTKGRTALHIAAGGQHSETCRYLLENGAIIRADNSSLTPGMLARKPDVCSLFQEV